In Euzebya sp., a single genomic region encodes these proteins:
- a CDS encoding S8 family serine peptidase, translating into MVEGSLLVTTTGAPAAFADVDPSARAVADGVIAVDVAPGDLAATVARLAADPSVVAVEPNRVRQFHAVPDDPAYGQQWAHQLTGIEEAWDVTTGSGDVLIAIADSGVVADHPELDRVVEQVDASSGQIEPGASDNDPCQVGHGTWVAGVLGATGQNARGVAGVDWGADILDINTADPEISCAGRRTSAPSPRSRTPPSAAPTWST; encoded by the coding sequence GTGGTCGAGGGCTCGCTGCTCGTCACCACGACCGGTGCACCCGCAGCGTTCGCGGACGTCGATCCCTCCGCCCGCGCGGTGGCCGATGGGGTCATCGCGGTGGACGTGGCGCCCGGCGACCTGGCCGCCACCGTCGCCCGCCTGGCCGCCGACCCCTCCGTCGTCGCCGTCGAGCCCAACCGCGTGCGGCAGTTCCACGCCGTCCCCGACGATCCGGCGTACGGCCAGCAGTGGGCCCACCAGCTCACGGGCATCGAGGAGGCGTGGGACGTCACCACCGGATCGGGAGACGTGCTGATCGCGATCGCCGACTCCGGCGTGGTGGCCGACCACCCCGAGCTCGACCGGGTGGTCGAGCAGGTCGACGCCTCCTCCGGGCAGATCGAGCCCGGCGCGTCCGACAACGACCCCTGCCAGGTCGGCCACGGCACCTGGGTCGCCGGGGTCCTGGGCGCGACCGGACAGAACGCGCGCGGCGTGGCCGGCGTCGATTGGGGTGCTGACATCCTCGACATCAACACCGCCGACCCGGAGATCAGCTGTGCGGGCCGACGGACCTCGGCACCATCGCCGCGATCGCGCACGCCACCGAGCGCGGCGCCGACGTGGTCAACCTGA
- a CDS encoding S8 family serine peptidase, giving the protein MVNLSLGGPAASCPTALQAVIDAAIEAGTAVVSSAGNAGDATPNIPASCNGVISVGAVGPDASVARYSTTNDYVDVVAPGGAAAEGLTAATEVLTTSWWLSGARTEPLMPVTGTSFATPYVAGLLGLVRAVAPELTPAQLESLLESTATDLGPAGRDDDSGWGLATGAAVIAAAAGEPVADPAPDPDFPVGDAGPLRPGGDVPVVRVSAGEVPTEPITQAVAVSATLFADAGATEEARVPAAWAVVARSDDYADALAGSTLTLGAAPLLFTPSDGRLAGPTATELQRVLAAGSPVYLLGGPAAVPAAVEDDIRALGLTPVRLAGPVREATAVAIADEVDRVLVELGIGPAPMALLVNRDDWPDAVAAGLLGAQFGYPILLTPPDEVAAVTAEALAARDLNQLLVVGGTVRVSDAAMNSAADLSGVTTAVRLAGEERNGTVVAVSAAVEELLSETALGRPQTALAVNVRRADAYAHVLSATVPAGAATGVFIPVEGDAGDVVSDQAVGYARGLGLPLAIMGGTDVIVPDTATALEALVETPAAG; this is encoded by the coding sequence GTGGTCAACCTGAGCCTCGGCGGACCGGCCGCGAGCTGCCCGACCGCCTTGCAGGCCGTCATCGACGCGGCGATCGAGGCGGGCACCGCGGTGGTGTCCTCCGCCGGCAACGCCGGTGACGCCACCCCGAACATCCCCGCGAGCTGCAACGGCGTGATCTCGGTCGGCGCGGTCGGGCCGGACGCGTCGGTGGCGCGGTACTCGACGACCAACGACTACGTCGACGTGGTCGCCCCGGGCGGCGCGGCGGCGGAGGGCCTGACGGCCGCCACCGAGGTCCTCACCACCAGCTGGTGGCTGTCCGGTGCGCGGACCGAGCCGCTGATGCCGGTCACCGGCACGTCCTTCGCCACCCCCTACGTGGCCGGGCTCCTCGGCCTGGTGCGGGCCGTGGCACCGGAGCTGACCCCGGCCCAGCTCGAGTCCCTGCTCGAGTCGACCGCCACCGATCTCGGCCCTGCCGGCCGGGACGACGACAGCGGCTGGGGCCTCGCGACCGGTGCGGCGGTCATCGCCGCAGCCGCCGGTGAGCCGGTGGCCGACCCCGCCCCCGACCCCGACTTCCCCGTCGGCGATGCCGGTCCGCTCCGCCCCGGCGGCGACGTCCCGGTGGTGCGGGTGTCCGCCGGCGAGGTGCCGACCGAGCCCATCACGCAGGCCGTCGCCGTGTCCGCGACGCTGTTCGCCGACGCGGGCGCCACCGAGGAGGCACGGGTCCCCGCCGCCTGGGCGGTCGTGGCCCGCAGCGACGACTACGCCGACGCGTTGGCCGGATCGACGCTGACGCTCGGCGCCGCGCCGCTGCTGTTCACCCCCTCCGACGGCCGGCTGGCCGGGCCCACCGCGACGGAGCTGCAGCGGGTCCTGGCGGCTGGATCGCCCGTCTACCTGCTGGGCGGTCCCGCCGCGGTGCCCGCGGCGGTCGAGGACGACATCCGCGCCCTGGGGCTGACGCCGGTCCGCCTGGCCGGTCCGGTCCGGGAAGCCACCGCCGTCGCGATCGCCGACGAGGTCGACCGCGTGCTGGTCGAGCTCGGGATCGGCCCTGCCCCCATGGCGCTGCTGGTCAACCGGGACGACTGGCCCGACGCCGTCGCCGCCGGCCTGCTCGGTGCCCAGTTCGGCTACCCGATCCTGCTCACCCCGCCCGACGAGGTCGCGGCGGTCACCGCCGAGGCCCTCGCGGCCCGCGACCTCAACCAGCTCCTCGTCGTCGGCGGCACCGTCCGGGTCAGCGACGCGGCGATGAACTCGGCCGCGGACCTGAGCGGCGTCACGACCGCGGTCCGCCTGGCCGGGGAGGAGCGCAACGGCACCGTCGTCGCGGTGTCCGCAGCGGTGGAGGAGCTGCTCAGCGAGACCGCGCTGGGCCGTCCGCAGACCGCCCTGGCGGTGAACGTCCGCCGGGCCGACGCCTACGCCCACGTGCTCAGCGCCACCGTGCCCGCCGGCGCGGCGACCGGCGTGTTCATCCCCGTCGAGGGGGATGCCGGCGACGTCGTCAGCGACCAGGCCGTGGGCTACGCCCGAGGGCTCGGGCTCCCGCTCGCGATCATGGGCGGGACCGACGTGATCGTCCCGGACACCGCGACCGCGCTCGAGGCGCTGGTGGAGACCCCAGCCGCCGGGTGA
- a CDS encoding class I SAM-dependent methyltransferase produces the protein MTAAEQWTAELRAWEIPTEILSAAPRDPYAFCPSQIRRPAVDPRGTPTGRVVAERLAAGERLLDVGVGAGRIAGAFAGDHDVLGVEPREGLAATAREVGITVIPGRWPDVADSAGRAPVVLSSHVLYDVQDPGPFLAALHRAAARRVVIEVTAVHPWVRVGPLYRLVHGIDRPTGPSAELLADVVADVVGTRPRTEAWQRPGGIADDVEEVLDHTRRMVCIDASHPQAAALDEAVRADLADLPGGGVQMPPVDQVTLWWDVDA, from the coding sequence ATGACCGCCGCCGAGCAGTGGACCGCCGAGCTGCGGGCCTGGGAGATCCCGACCGAGATCCTCTCCGCAGCCCCCCGCGACCCGTACGCCTTCTGCCCCTCCCAGATCCGTCGTCCCGCCGTCGACCCGCGGGGCACCCCGACCGGCCGGGTGGTCGCCGAGCGGCTCGCGGCCGGGGAGCGGCTCCTCGACGTCGGCGTCGGGGCGGGGCGGATCGCAGGCGCCTTCGCCGGTGACCACGACGTGCTCGGCGTCGAGCCCCGCGAGGGCCTGGCGGCCACCGCGCGCGAGGTCGGGATCACGGTCATCCCCGGCCGCTGGCCCGACGTCGCCGACTCCGCCGGCCGCGCGCCGGTCGTGCTGTCGAGCCACGTGCTGTACGACGTCCAGGACCCGGGTCCGTTCCTGGCCGCCCTGCACCGCGCCGCGGCGCGCCGGGTGGTGATCGAGGTCACCGCCGTCCACCCGTGGGTGCGCGTGGGGCCGCTCTACCGGCTGGTGCACGGCATCGACCGGCCGACAGGGCCGAGCGCCGAGCTGCTCGCCGACGTCGTCGCGGACGTCGTCGGGACGCGCCCCCGGACCGAGGCGTGGCAGCGCCCGGGCGGGATCGCCGATGACGTGGAGGAGGTCCTCGACCACACCCGCCGGATGGTGTGCATCGACGCGTCGCACCCGCAGGCGGCCGCGCTCGACGAGGCAGTCCGTGCGGACCTGGCGGACCTGCCGGGCGGCGGGGTGCAGATGCCGCCGGTCGACCAGGTCACGCTGTGGTGGGACGTCGATGCCTGA
- a CDS encoding single-stranded DNA-binding protein: MSSHNQITIAGNLTADPDLRTTSGEVPRSRLRVAVNRRVKVAGTQDEWEDRLDGFFTVVCWRDMAVHVRACLRKGDRVVVTGHLTGREYEVTTDGGTETRHATEIVAEEVGGSFRWYPWTRMEPRPLLVDAGDASVPAPDDDDAPAERVVAPAA, encoded by the coding sequence ATGTCAAGCCACAACCAGATCACCATCGCCGGCAACCTGACCGCCGACCCGGACCTGCGCACTACCAGCGGGGAGGTGCCCCGCTCACGGCTGCGCGTCGCCGTCAACCGGCGCGTGAAGGTCGCGGGCACCCAGGACGAGTGGGAGGACCGCCTCGACGGGTTCTTCACCGTCGTGTGCTGGCGGGACATGGCCGTCCACGTCCGTGCGTGCCTCCGCAAGGGGGACCGCGTCGTGGTCACCGGCCACCTGACCGGCCGGGAGTACGAGGTGACGACCGACGGGGGCACCGAGACCCGCCACGCGACGGAGATCGTCGCAGAGGAGGTCGGCGGCTCGTTCCGCTGGTACCCGTGGACGCGGATGGAGCCGCGCCCGCTGCTGGTCGACGCCGGCGACGCCTCGGTGCCCGCTCCGGATGACGACGACGCGCCGGCCGAGCGCGTTGTCGCACCCGCTGCCTAG
- the rpsF gene encoding 30S ribosomal protein S6: MRTYELMMISRGDLDDVAVDTNIRRFTGLIGEQGGNVINVDHWGKRQFAYEINHMNEGFYTVIDLEISSEGLTELDRQLGITDEVVRHKFVRPPIRTKRV; encoded by the coding sequence ATGCGAACGTACGAACTGATGATGATCTCGCGCGGCGATCTCGACGACGTCGCCGTCGACACGAACATCCGCCGCTTCACCGGCCTGATCGGTGAGCAGGGCGGCAACGTGATCAACGTGGACCACTGGGGCAAGCGCCAGTTCGCCTACGAGATCAACCACATGAACGAGGGCTTCTACACGGTCATCGACCTGGAGATCTCCTCCGAGGGCTTGACCGAGCTCGATCGCCAGTTGGGCATCACCGACGAGGTCGTGCGCCACAAGTTCGTCCGCCCGCCGATCCGCACCAAGCGGGTCTGA
- the ssb gene encoding single-stranded DNA-binding protein, with protein sequence MANDNVITVIGNLAAEPELRYTQSGVAVTNVRVAVNRRVRNPQTNDWEDRLDGFFNANIWREQAENVAESLHKGDRVLIQGYLRSRSYTDRDGQEKWVTEIEADEICPSLKWARVSIEKVSGGGWGRRPSPGGSAPAPSEPPTPDDVPF encoded by the coding sequence GTGGCGAACGACAACGTCATCACCGTCATCGGCAACCTGGCGGCGGAGCCCGAGCTGCGCTACACCCAGTCGGGTGTGGCCGTGACCAACGTCCGGGTCGCGGTGAACCGCCGGGTCCGGAACCCCCAGACCAACGACTGGGAGGACCGCCTCGACGGCTTCTTCAACGCCAACATCTGGCGTGAGCAGGCCGAGAACGTGGCCGAGTCCCTCCACAAGGGCGATCGGGTCCTGATCCAGGGCTACCTGCGCTCGCGGTCCTACACCGACCGGGACGGCCAGGAGAAGTGGGTCACCGAGATCGAGGCCGACGAGATCTGCCCCAGCCTCAAGTGGGCGCGGGTCAGCATCGAGAAGGTCAGCGGTGGCGGCTGGGGTCGACGACCCTCACCGGGCGGCAGCGCCCCGGCTCCGAGCGAGCCCCCCACCCCCGACGACGTCCCCTTCTGA
- the rpsR gene encoding 30S ribosomal protein S18, with protein MARPQPQRQQRPGKRKEDFFRKNKIEYIDYKDVELLQRFISERGKIRSARVTGVNPQQQRLLAQAIKNAREMALLPYTSR; from the coding sequence ATGGCACGTCCCCAGCCCCAGCGCCAGCAGCGCCCCGGCAAGCGGAAGGAGGACTTCTTCCGCAAGAACAAGATCGAGTACATCGACTACAAGGACGTGGAGCTCCTCCAGCGCTTCATCTCCGAACGCGGGAAGATCCGGTCCGCCCGGGTCACCGGCGTGAACCCGCAGCAGCAGCGCCTCCTCGCGCAGGCGATCAAGAACGCCCGCGAGATGGCCCTGCTGCCGTACACCAGCCGCTAG
- the rplI gene encoding 50S ribosomal protein L9: protein MKVILKGYVDNLGDAGDIVEVANGYANNFLIPQNLAMRATKGAVADSEALMRSRQKREAVEIAQAEEQAKGLSGRVLVIQATAGEDGTLYGSVGKRDVADALASATGVTVDSKKIDLDRPIKAVGQHEVGVRLHREVVATVTVDVVADEVIESGSEVLEEALAEDAVDEADVPATDPADTEDDEV from the coding sequence ATGAAGGTCATCCTGAAGGGATACGTCGACAACCTCGGTGACGCCGGGGACATCGTCGAGGTCGCCAACGGCTACGCCAACAACTTCCTGATCCCCCAGAACCTGGCGATGCGCGCCACCAAGGGCGCCGTCGCGGACTCCGAGGCGCTGATGCGCTCCCGCCAGAAGCGGGAGGCCGTCGAGATCGCCCAGGCCGAGGAGCAGGCGAAGGGGCTGTCCGGCCGCGTGCTGGTCATCCAGGCCACCGCCGGCGAGGACGGCACCTTGTACGGGTCGGTCGGCAAGCGCGACGTCGCCGACGCGCTGGCCAGCGCGACCGGCGTCACCGTCGACTCGAAGAAGATCGACCTGGACCGGCCGATCAAGGCCGTCGGCCAGCACGAGGTCGGGGTGCGCCTGCACCGCGAGGTCGTGGCCACCGTCACCGTCGACGTGGTCGCCGACGAGGTCATCGAGTCCGGCTCGGAGGTCCTCGAGGAGGCCCTCGCCGAGGACGCGGTCGACGAGGCCGACGTCCCCGCGACCGACCCGGCGGACACCGAGGACGACGAGGTCTGA
- the dnaB gene encoding replicative DNA helicase, whose amino-acid sequence MSSPPDYDAGPPPSGVGPGAGATRGFDRTPPYSLEAEVSVLGSMLLSADAIAEVSELVRPEDFYRGAHRTMFEAMRDLYDKGEPVDSVTLADELQHRGKLEDVGGALAITDISAQVPTPANAVYYARIVNDRALKRRLIEAGSTMTRLGFDLEKTGVDAVDEAEALVFELANNQRGGEFVPMRDLLLEAFDLIEKLHDSDSTITGLETGFTDFDELTSGLQPGQLVILAARPAMGKSTLVTNIISHVTASQRKPAVIFSLEMSQMEIVNRMLSAEARIDSDRMRTGKLKADDWPKLSKAMGKLAEAPLFIDDTPGVSMMEIRSKCRRIHQRHGLSLVVVDYLQLMESHKSKSDGRVQEVAEFSRGLKVLAKELGCPVIALSQLSRKPEDRTDRRPMLSDLRESGAIEQDADIVGFIYRDEVYNPETEAKGEAELIIAKHRSGRLDNIRLSFLGHHSRFANLARTPGPRGAPAPGAVGAPPGPPPGAL is encoded by the coding sequence ATGTCCTCGCCACCCGACTACGACGCCGGCCCCCCTCCGTCGGGGGTCGGTCCGGGTGCCGGGGCGACGCGGGGCTTCGACCGGACCCCGCCGTACTCGCTGGAGGCGGAGGTCAGCGTCCTCGGCAGCATGCTGCTCAGCGCCGACGCGATCGCCGAGGTGTCCGAGCTGGTCCGGCCCGAGGACTTCTACCGGGGCGCGCACCGCACGATGTTCGAGGCGATGCGGGACCTCTACGACAAGGGAGAGCCGGTCGACTCGGTCACGCTGGCCGACGAGCTGCAGCACCGCGGCAAGCTCGAGGACGTCGGCGGGGCGCTCGCGATCACCGACATCTCCGCGCAGGTCCCGACGCCCGCGAACGCCGTCTACTACGCCCGCATCGTCAACGACCGGGCCCTCAAGCGGCGCCTGATCGAGGCCGGCAGCACGATGACGCGGCTGGGCTTCGACCTCGAGAAGACCGGTGTCGACGCCGTCGACGAGGCGGAGGCGCTCGTCTTCGAGCTGGCCAACAACCAGCGCGGCGGGGAGTTCGTCCCCATGCGGGACCTGCTGCTCGAGGCGTTCGACCTGATCGAGAAGCTGCACGACTCCGACTCCACGATCACCGGGCTCGAGACGGGCTTCACCGACTTCGACGAGCTGACCAGCGGCCTGCAGCCGGGCCAGCTGGTGATCCTCGCGGCGCGTCCGGCGATGGGGAAGTCGACGCTGGTCACGAACATCATCAGCCACGTGACCGCGTCGCAGCGAAAGCCCGCGGTGATCTTCAGCCTCGAGATGAGCCAGATGGAGATCGTCAACCGCATGTTGAGCGCCGAGGCGCGCATCGACTCCGACCGGATGCGGACCGGCAAGCTCAAGGCCGACGACTGGCCGAAGCTGAGCAAGGCGATGGGGAAGCTGGCCGAGGCGCCGCTGTTCATCGACGACACCCCTGGCGTGTCGATGATGGAGATCCGCTCGAAGTGCCGCCGCATCCACCAGCGCCACGGCCTCAGCCTGGTCGTCGTCGACTACCTCCAGCTGATGGAGTCCCACAAGTCGAAGTCCGACGGCCGCGTGCAGGAGGTCGCTGAGTTCTCCCGTGGCTTGAAGGTCCTCGCGAAGGAGCTCGGCTGCCCGGTCATCGCCCTGTCGCAGCTGTCCCGCAAGCCCGAGGACCGCACCGACCGGCGACCGATGCTGAGCGACCTGCGCGAGTCCGGCGCGATCGAGCAGGACGCCGACATCGTCGGGTTCATCTACCGCGACGAGGTCTACAACCCCGAGACCGAGGCGAAGGGTGAGGCCGAGCTGATCATCGCCAAGCACCGCTCGGGCCGCCTCGACAACATCCGGCTGTCCTTCCTCGGCCACCACTCCCGCTTCGCGAACCTGGCCCGCACGCCCGGTCCGCGCGGCGCACCGGCCCCCGGTGCGGTGGGTGCCCCGCCAGGTCCACCGCCGGGCGCTCTCTGA
- a CDS encoding DUF4349 domain-containing protein yields MTAHPRPAPPARRLLVVALLLALAVAACSASDSGDDSAATDEVEAAATAVEQAADGDDAAEDREVGLAAGEAADGQDAPAPTAEGDDGADAAPVLPPDTATTGERIIKEGTVTVEVEPGDFDSAFGQIVARAQALGGHVSGTSSSTEEGPDDETLTRGQVTIRIPVRNFEDLLTSLGDAGTVVDRNITSQDVTAEYTDLESRRRNLQAQERFYLGLLEEAAGVTDAIAVQQQLDDIQAQIEQITGRLNLLGDRSAFSTLTVQIHERGAEPTDVEPIEEPGGLTPYIEDAVDTFITTVGALIIAATFIAPFLVIGLVAFGIWRAVVRSRRTVPTPPPAQPAPREPVGVGVGTAGPDEDG; encoded by the coding sequence ATGACCGCGCACCCCCGCCCCGCCCCACCCGCCCGGCGGCTGCTCGTCGTGGCCCTGCTGCTGGCGCTCGCCGTGGCCGCCTGCAGCGCGAGCGACTCCGGCGATGACAGCGCCGCGACCGACGAGGTCGAGGCGGCCGCCACCGCGGTCGAGCAGGCAGCCGACGGCGACGACGCCGCCGAGGACCGCGAGGTGGGGCTCGCCGCCGGCGAGGCAGCCGACGGCCAGGATGCCCCGGCGCCCACCGCAGAGGGTGACGACGGGGCCGACGCGGCGCCCGTCCTGCCGCCGGACACGGCCACGACCGGCGAGAGGATCATCAAGGAGGGGACGGTCACCGTCGAGGTCGAGCCCGGCGACTTCGACAGCGCCTTCGGCCAGATCGTCGCCCGCGCCCAGGCCCTCGGCGGCCACGTGTCCGGGACGTCGTCCTCCACCGAAGAGGGGCCGGACGACGAGACCCTCACCCGCGGCCAGGTCACGATCCGCATCCCAGTCCGGAACTTCGAGGACCTCCTCACCTCCCTCGGCGACGCCGGCACCGTCGTCGACCGGAACATCACCAGCCAGGACGTCACCGCGGAGTACACCGACCTCGAGTCGCGCCGCCGCAACCTGCAGGCCCAGGAGCGCTTCTACCTCGGGCTGCTCGAGGAGGCCGCCGGCGTCACCGACGCGATCGCCGTGCAGCAGCAGCTCGACGACATCCAGGCCCAGATCGAGCAGATCACCGGCCGCCTCAACCTGCTGGGGGACCGGAGCGCCTTCTCGACCCTGACCGTCCAGATCCACGAGCGCGGTGCGGAGCCCACCGACGTCGAGCCGATCGAGGAGCCCGGCGGGTTGACGCCCTACATCGAGGACGCGGTCGACACCTTCATCACCACCGTCGGCGCGCTCATCATCGCCGCCACGTTCATCGCCCCGTTCCTGGTGATCGGTCTGGTCGCCTTCGGGATCTGGCGGGCGGTCGTCCGGTCGCGCCGGACCGTGCCCACCCCTCCCCCCGCCCAGCCCGCACCGCGCGAGCCCGTCGGGGTCGGCGTGGGGACGGCCGGTCCCGACGAGGACGGTTAG
- a CDS encoding serine protease, with the protein MSPTLRRPVPLVALLVLCLAAALALTAPPADAQPAWAPADSATIHPGTQTYTEGAQCTANFVFTGGGEVYIGQAAHCSGTGGQTETDGCLAGSLPLGTPVEIDGASRPGTLAYNSWLAMQQAGETDPDACAYNDFALVRVHPDDHDLVNPSLPVIGGPVGLNTDGTAAGELMHSFGNSSLRLGIETLSPKLAVSLGTSGGGWTHTHYAVSPGIPGDSGSGFLDDEGNAVGVLSTLAIAPLPASNNASDLSRSVSYMEAHGGPQVDLALGTEPFTPLIVGGGLPALPGLG; encoded by the coding sequence ATGTCCCCAACCCTCCGCCGCCCCGTGCCGCTCGTGGCACTGCTCGTCCTGTGCCTGGCCGCCGCCCTGGCGCTGACCGCCCCACCCGCCGACGCCCAGCCCGCGTGGGCGCCGGCCGACTCGGCCACCATCCACCCCGGCACCCAGACCTACACCGAGGGTGCGCAGTGCACCGCCAACTTCGTGTTCACCGGCGGCGGTGAGGTCTACATCGGCCAGGCCGCCCACTGCTCTGGCACCGGCGGGCAGACCGAGACCGACGGCTGCCTGGCCGGGTCCCTCCCCCTCGGGACGCCCGTGGAGATCGACGGCGCGTCGCGGCCCGGCACGTTGGCCTACAACTCCTGGCTCGCCATGCAGCAGGCGGGCGAGACCGATCCGGACGCCTGCGCGTACAACGACTTCGCGCTCGTCCGCGTCCACCCGGACGACCACGACCTGGTCAACCCCTCCCTCCCCGTCATCGGTGGTCCGGTCGGCCTCAACACCGACGGCACCGCCGCCGGCGAGCTGATGCACTCCTTCGGCAACTCGAGCCTGCGCCTCGGCATCGAGACCCTGAGCCCCAAGCTGGCGGTGTCCCTCGGCACCTCCGGCGGCGGCTGGACCCACACCCACTACGCGGTCAGCCCCGGCATCCCCGGTGACTCCGGGTCCGGCTTCCTCGACGACGAGGGGAACGCCGTCGGCGTGCTGTCCACCCTGGCCATCGCGCCCCTCCCCGCCTCGAACAACGCGAGCGACCTGAGCCGCTCGGTCAGCTACATGGAGGCCCACGGTGGCCCGCAGGTCGACCTCGCCCTCGGGACCGAGCCGTTCACCCCGCTGATCGTCGGCGGTGGCCTGCCAGCCCTCCCCGGACTCGGCTAG
- a CDS encoding EAL domain-containing protein has protein sequence MPGPRPTRAPRVRDPGTSDAVTTGDTGVAWTVILGVVAVAWVGTYAAGGSKTAVPHLFYVPVILAAFRFRARGALAVALLAGLLAGPLTPLEAATGAGQAAANWVTRLVGFVLIGQLTAYLSGHSLASVRHQRTSRRFCAEMAAAVEGGQLRLVYQPVVDLRSGHLAGVEALVRWEHPARGTVPPAEFIAAAEAYGCIQVITRWVLAEACDQLAGWRSAGQADDDFVLAVNVSALDLGDPGVVDHLRVLLARTGVPARSVHLEITETALVADIDAVADHLATLREMGVRLAIDDFGTGESSLGHLHRFRVDLLKIDRVFVERFGDDDRADVIARGVVGIARALALATVAEGIETSGQARQVRSFGCDLGQGFLFGRPVPAADLTAILADPVPFTVATRALLDPTSAPSS, from the coding sequence ATGCCCGGACCCCGCCCGACCCGCGCACCACGGGTGCGCGATCCCGGCACCTCCGACGCCGTCACGACCGGCGACACCGGGGTGGCGTGGACCGTCATCCTCGGGGTGGTCGCGGTCGCCTGGGTGGGCACGTACGCGGCCGGGGGATCGAAGACCGCCGTCCCGCACCTGTTCTACGTCCCCGTGATCCTGGCCGCGTTCCGGTTCCGCGCGCGTGGCGCGCTCGCCGTCGCCCTGCTCGCCGGTCTCCTCGCCGGTCCGCTCACGCCGCTGGAGGCTGCGACCGGCGCTGGGCAGGCCGCCGCGAACTGGGTGACCCGCCTGGTGGGCTTCGTGCTGATCGGCCAGCTGACCGCCTACCTGTCCGGCCACTCCCTCGCCTCGGTCCGCCACCAGCGCACCTCGCGGCGGTTCTGCGCCGAGATGGCCGCCGCGGTGGAGGGGGGGCAGCTGCGGCTCGTGTACCAGCCGGTCGTCGACCTGCGGAGCGGCCACCTCGCCGGCGTCGAGGCGCTGGTCCGCTGGGAGCACCCGGCCCGCGGCACCGTGCCGCCGGCGGAGTTCATCGCCGCGGCCGAGGCCTACGGCTGCATCCAGGTGATCACCCGGTGGGTGCTGGCCGAGGCGTGCGACCAGCTTGCGGGCTGGCGGTCGGCGGGCCAGGCCGACGACGACTTCGTGCTGGCCGTGAACGTGTCGGCGCTCGACCTGGGCGACCCAGGGGTGGTCGACCACCTGCGCGTGCTGCTGGCGCGGACGGGCGTGCCGGCCAGGTCGGTCCACCTGGAGATCACCGAGACGGCGCTCGTCGCCGACATCGACGCGGTGGCCGACCACCTCGCGACGCTCCGCGAGATGGGCGTCCGCCTCGCGATCGACGACTTCGGCACCGGTGAGTCCTCCCTCGGCCACCTGCACCGCTTCCGGGTCGACCTGTTGAAGATCGACCGGGTGTTCGTCGAGCGGTTCGGCGACGATGACCGCGCTGACGTGATCGCCCGGGGGGTCGTCGGCATCGCCCGGGCCCTGGCCCTCGCCACGGTGGCCGAGGGCATCGAGACCAGCGGGCAGGCCCGACAGGTCCGCAGCTTCGGCTGCGACCTGGGCCAGGGGTTCCTGTTCGGCCGCCCGGTCCCCGCGGCGGACCTCACCGCGATCCTCGCCGATCCCGTCCCGTTCACCGTCGCCACGCGGGCGCTCCTCGATCCCACGAGCGCACCCTCCAGCTGA
- a CDS encoding DUF3105 domain-containing protein, with translation MRLPHDGQRRRPVLLAVLLAVLLGACGSSGATSAPNATARCDAPELPPVQFGSHLIGDAEPPVPYSSVPPSSGWHASGALDITAYPPSNPLSEPQQVSVLEAGAVVVTYRGLTDDDVATLVEHVQTAHPGQAATTPYDRLDDGQVALAGWGVVQRCHGVDLDSIDAFVAAYAVEDPFVPGTDRTPRPRVSPGAD, from the coding sequence ATGCGACTGCCTCACGACGGTCAGCGGCGACGACCGGTCCTGCTGGCCGTCCTCCTCGCCGTCCTACTGGGCGCGTGCGGGTCGTCCGGGGCGACGAGCGCGCCGAACGCCACCGCGCGCTGCGACGCACCCGAGCTCCCCCCGGTGCAGTTCGGCAGCCACCTGATCGGCGACGCCGAGCCGCCGGTCCCCTACTCCTCGGTGCCACCGTCGTCGGGGTGGCATGCCTCGGGCGCCCTCGACATCACCGCCTACCCGCCGTCGAACCCGCTCAGCGAGCCGCAGCAGGTCAGCGTCCTCGAGGCCGGGGCGGTCGTGGTCACCTACCGCGGGCTCACCGACGACGACGTGGCGACCCTGGTCGAGCACGTCCAGACCGCGCACCCCGGACAAGCCGCGACGACGCCGTACGACCGGCTCGACGACGGGCAGGTCGCGCTCGCCGGCTGGGGCGTGGTGCAGCGCTGCCACGGGGTCGACCTCGACTCCATCGACGCGTTCGTCGCCGCCTACGCCGTGGAGGACCCGTTCGTGCCCGGCACCGACCGCACACCGCGACCGCGGGTCAGTCCCGGGGCCGACTGA